In one Sphingobacterium daejeonense genomic region, the following are encoded:
- a CDS encoding SusD/RagB family nutrient-binding outer membrane lipoprotein, which yields MKLKNIFILGLLSVLTLVSCDKGFNELNIDPTKTTEAYPEQFMTHALMQTVSANMNRNRGFNNELMQVTVSLGDGEYKVFRYDFRRSWSDYLWSSHFLNMSNYKDMYAKATNELTLNPSYQGISLILQTWTYSILTDTYGDIPYSQSTLGRDSLLFEPKFDAQKDIYADMFAKLDTANNLLKANTGINATVDPVFAGDVAKWRKFGNSLYLRLLLRVAHKAEMKEYAVGKIKEILETNSSNYPVISNNEESAILRWTGEGVFISPFMSTRVQDFRATAIAEYFIDFLRDTNDPRLNIPEYGTSGVNRWGIAPVSGNFVGVPSGYAAGSEDYSKMSYFYSADQNNGVNSIQQEPLTGMIMNFAEVEFIKAEAMLKGYITGDPSVPFYSGAENSIKLWVPTWADDIKEHLAASDVAWDPAASFDKKMEKIHQQKYFALFLVDLQQWFEYRRTGHPILPKGEGLKNNGEMPARMQYPVYVQSSNPTSYREAVARQGADEINTKMWWQKP from the coding sequence ATGAAACTGAAAAATATATTTATACTTGGGTTATTGAGTGTTTTGACCTTAGTATCTTGTGACAAAGGGTTCAATGAGCTCAATATAGACCCCACCAAAACAACCGAAGCATATCCTGAACAATTCATGACCCATGCTTTGATGCAGACGGTTTCGGCAAACATGAACCGAAACAGAGGATTTAACAATGAATTGATGCAAGTAACCGTTTCTCTCGGCGATGGAGAATATAAAGTCTTCAGGTATGATTTCAGGAGAAGTTGGTCTGATTACCTATGGAGCAGCCATTTCTTGAATATGTCGAATTATAAAGACATGTATGCTAAAGCAACAAATGAATTAACATTAAATCCATCCTACCAAGGAATTTCATTGATTTTACAAACTTGGACCTATTCTATCCTTACGGATACATATGGCGACATTCCATATTCACAATCTACTCTGGGAAGGGATTCTTTGCTATTTGAACCTAAATTCGATGCTCAAAAAGATATCTATGCGGATATGTTCGCAAAGCTGGATACCGCAAACAATCTTTTGAAAGCAAATACGGGAATAAATGCAACAGTGGACCCTGTTTTTGCTGGAGATGTGGCCAAATGGAGAAAATTTGGAAATTCTTTATACTTACGCTTGTTATTGCGAGTTGCTCATAAAGCGGAAATGAAAGAATATGCTGTAGGGAAAATTAAGGAAATATTAGAAACAAACAGTTCGAATTACCCAGTTATATCAAACAATGAGGAATCAGCGATTTTAAGATGGACTGGAGAGGGCGTATTTATTTCGCCATTCATGTCCACTCGTGTACAAGATTTTAGGGCTACGGCTATAGCAGAATATTTTATTGATTTTCTTAGGGATACAAACGATCCTCGCTTGAATATTCCGGAATACGGAACTTCCGGAGTAAACCGTTGGGGTATCGCTCCAGTTTCCGGAAATTTTGTTGGCGTTCCGAGTGGATATGCGGCAGGAAGTGAAGATTACTCGAAAATGTCATATTTCTATTCAGCAGACCAAAATAATGGAGTAAACAGCATCCAACAAGAACCATTGACCGGCATGATCATGAATTTTGCTGAAGTGGAATTTATCAAGGCTGAAGCTATGTTAAAAGGTTATATTACTGGAGATCCCAGTGTTCCATTTTACTCTGGAGCTGAAAACTCCATTAAGCTCTGGGTTCCAACATGGGCAGATGATATTAAAGAACATTTAGCTGCTTCTGATGTAGCTTGGGATCCTGCAGCATCATTTGACAAGAAGATGGAAAAAATACACCAACAAAAATATTTCGCTTTATTCTTAGTGGATTTGCAACAATGGTTTGAATATCGAAGAACAGGACATCCGATTCTTCCGAAGGGAGAAGGCTTAAAGAACAATGGCGAGATGCCTGCCCGTATGCAGTATCCTGTTTATGTTCAATCTTCCAATCCAACAAGTTACAGAGAAGCTGTGGCGCGACAAGGTGCGGATGAAATCAATACAAAAATGTGGTGGCAAAAACCTTAA
- a CDS encoding TonB-dependent receptor has product MRTQIHLIGGALSNPTSLVNPLIRPLRTTSLEFGTDIRMVKNRIKLDVAWYKANSMDQHLYRFVDPASGVSRFLVNFGEVENKGLEISLNTDQVKKDDFTWSSMLTFTTNKNEIKQLTDSSIVLQQRSVGSGQIVGMVGGSLGDLYGIGYLRAPDGQVIYDESTGYAKLTNQVVYLGNTIPKGKASFGNSFSYKGLRLNVLFDTQWGGVGHSLTHYKLAEQGKTVNTLPGRYSGMIGNGVIQNADGTFRPNDVVAKNIDEYYRSHFGQDNAEGSTFPTDFIKFREARLDYSLSKNLVSRLGINRATIGVYGRDLFIWTKWPAFDPEIWNT; this is encoded by the coding sequence ATGAGAACCCAAATTCATTTAATCGGAGGTGCTTTATCAAATCCTACAAGCTTAGTTAACCCACTCATTCGTCCTCTTCGCACGACTTCTCTTGAATTCGGTACGGATATCCGTATGGTAAAGAACCGTATAAAATTAGATGTCGCATGGTATAAAGCTAATTCTATGGACCAACACTTATATAGGTTCGTTGATCCAGCATCTGGTGTTAGTAGGTTCTTAGTGAACTTTGGTGAAGTAGAAAATAAAGGATTGGAAATCAGCTTAAATACAGATCAAGTAAAAAAGGATGACTTCACTTGGTCATCGATGTTAACCTTTACGACGAATAAAAATGAAATCAAACAATTAACGGACAGCTCAATTGTTCTTCAACAACGCTCAGTTGGTTCTGGACAAATTGTGGGTATGGTCGGTGGAAGTTTAGGGGATCTATATGGAATCGGATATTTAAGAGCGCCCGATGGTCAGGTAATTTACGATGAATCGACTGGTTATGCGAAATTGACTAATCAAGTTGTTTATCTAGGGAATACGATCCCTAAAGGAAAAGCTTCATTTGGAAACAGCTTTTCTTATAAAGGACTTCGTTTAAATGTTTTGTTTGACACACAATGGGGTGGCGTTGGACATTCTTTGACTCATTATAAACTTGCAGAACAAGGTAAAACGGTTAACACATTGCCAGGCAGATATAGTGGTATGATCGGTAACGGTGTAATCCAGAATGCAGATGGCACTTTCCGTCCTAATGATGTTGTTGCTAAAAATATCGATGAATATTATAGATCACATTTTGGACAGGACAATGCTGAGGGTAGCACCTTCCCTACTGACTTCATCAAATTTAGGGAAGCACGTTTAGACTATTCATTAAGTAAGAACCTGGTATCACGGTTAGGCATTAACCGTGCAACAATAGGGGTTTATGGTCGTGATCTATTTATATGGACAAAATGGCCGGCATTTGACCCTGAAATTTGGAACACTTGA
- a CDS encoding TonB-dependent receptor plug domain-containing protein: MGGSGRRSALGSDSPYGTGSDNMPVDYGSGMDDINPEDIESITVLKGPGAAALYGQRGANGAVIITTKSGTQKSKGIGITVNSNTSFESMNRSPELQYVYGQGLDGAAHYSFGSTVDGGSTSGTSSAYGPKFDGQEFFQWDPLTQKVGESRTPWRAYDGKNGVNGFFDVGRTFTNSVSIDGSTDKTTARFSATNVQNKWIVPNTGYKRNTLALSVNSKVTDKLTINSKINYNNRWSDNLPGSGYGNQSLMYWYIFWQPSADINWLRNYWVNGEEDRKISYPFSTYPENPYAISYEFINANNRHTITGNAQASYQFSPNLMAQVRAAMDMSTEDRNQNRPYDAGSRFREGSYRSQSVFSRETNLDFLVRYNKEINEDFDFSVTAGGSTLRNEYRRDELTSDGLFYPGVYNHGNARYGVKTKQIIEKFETNSIYGLITTGYKEFLYLDATARMDWTSTLATIYYPDKKLNFFYPSINGSFVFSKLWELPEFINFGKIRASFAGTGSGVQRPYQTSFVYENPNSFNRRCFIKSYKLS, translated from the coding sequence ATGGGGGGGTCAGGGCGTCGTTCAGCACTAGGTTCAGACAGTCCTTATGGAACTGGATCTGATAATATGCCTGTAGATTATGGCTCCGGTATGGATGATATCAATCCGGAAGATATAGAAAGTATTACCGTCCTCAAAGGACCTGGAGCTGCTGCACTTTATGGGCAAAGGGGCGCAAATGGTGCCGTAATCATTACTACAAAATCAGGAACTCAAAAATCAAAGGGAATTGGGATAACAGTGAATTCAAATACTTCTTTTGAATCCATGAACCGTTCTCCTGAACTGCAATACGTATATGGTCAGGGTCTTGATGGTGCTGCTCATTATTCATTTGGAAGTACGGTTGATGGTGGAAGTACAAGTGGAACGAGTTCTGCATATGGTCCTAAGTTCGATGGACAAGAATTTTTTCAATGGGACCCCTTGACACAGAAAGTTGGGGAGTCGCGAACTCCTTGGAGAGCATATGACGGCAAGAATGGAGTCAACGGATTCTTTGATGTCGGCCGTACATTCACAAACTCTGTTTCCATTGATGGTAGCACTGACAAAACAACTGCAAGATTTTCAGCTACCAACGTTCAAAACAAATGGATTGTACCAAATACTGGTTACAAACGCAATACATTGGCCCTTTCGGTTAATTCAAAAGTTACTGATAAACTAACAATCAATTCGAAAATCAACTACAACAACCGTTGGTCCGACAATTTACCTGGTTCAGGTTATGGAAATCAATCGTTGATGTACTGGTATATTTTTTGGCAACCTAGCGCAGATATCAATTGGCTACGGAACTACTGGGTAAATGGTGAAGAAGATCGTAAGATTTCCTATCCATTCAGTACTTATCCTGAGAATCCATATGCCATTTCTTATGAATTCATCAATGCCAACAACAGACATACCATCACCGGTAACGCTCAGGCAAGCTATCAGTTCTCTCCAAATCTAATGGCTCAGGTTCGGGCTGCAATGGACATGTCAACAGAGGACAGAAATCAAAATCGCCCCTATGATGCAGGTTCCAGATTTCGTGAAGGTTCTTACCGTAGTCAATCGGTATTTTCAAGAGAAACAAATCTAGATTTCTTGGTTAGATATAACAAAGAAATCAATGAAGATTTTGACTTTTCAGTTACGGCGGGTGGAAGTACCCTTCGTAACGAATACAGAAGAGATGAATTAACCTCTGATGGTTTATTTTATCCAGGAGTCTACAACCATGGAAACGCTAGATATGGTGTTAAAACAAAACAAATTATAGAAAAATTTGAAACCAATAGTATCTATGGATTGATCACAACAGGTTATAAGGAATTCTTATACCTTGATGCGACAGCTCGTATGGACTGGACCAGTACGCTAGCTACAATCTATTACCCAGATAAGAAATTAAACTTCTTCTATCCGTCGATCAATGGTAGTTTTGTGTTCTCTAAACTATGGGAATTACCAGAATTCATCAATTTCGGTAAAATCAGGGCATCATTTGCTGGAACAGGATCAGGAGTTCAGAGACCTTATCAAACTTCTTTTGTTTATGAGAACCCAAATTCATTTAATCGGAGGTGCTTTATCAAATCCTACAAGCTTAGTTAA